From the genome of Culicoidibacter larvae, one region includes:
- a CDS encoding branched-chain amino acid ABC transporter permease, with protein sequence MEQFFQQLINGLSLGSIYALIALGYTMVYGIIKLINFAHGEVYMIGGYVGYFAIAVLGLPVLPAILIAMVVCAVIGVLIERVAYRPLRKAPRITMLITAIGVSFLLQYTVMFFVGPDVKTFPQMTNQVFDIFGVLINEQQVYILVITVVLMLILQFVVKKTKMGRAMRAVSVDPEAAQLMGININTTISFTFAIGSALAGAAGVLVGLYYNSIDPLMGVTMGLKAFIAAVFGGIGIIPGAMLGGFGIGFIEIFASGYISSLIKDGVVYGLLILILLVKPSGLLGKNEKEKV encoded by the coding sequence ATGGAACAGTTTTTTCAGCAGCTTATTAACGGATTGTCGCTCGGCAGCATTTATGCGTTAATTGCTTTAGGATACACAATGGTTTATGGCATTATTAAGCTTATTAATTTTGCTCATGGTGAAGTATATATGATTGGCGGTTATGTAGGTTATTTTGCAATCGCGGTTTTGGGATTGCCGGTGCTTCCGGCAATCCTCATCGCTATGGTCGTCTGCGCGGTAATCGGGGTGCTCATCGAGCGCGTCGCTTACCGCCCACTTAGAAAGGCACCACGGATTACGATGTTGATTACTGCTATTGGGGTTTCTTTCTTGCTCCAGTACACGGTGATGTTTTTTGTTGGTCCGGATGTGAAGACGTTCCCGCAGATGACGAATCAGGTTTTTGATATTTTTGGTGTTTTGATTAATGAGCAGCAGGTGTATATTCTGGTCATTACTGTGGTTTTAATGTTGATTTTGCAGTTTGTTGTGAAGAAGACCAAGATGGGTCGGGCAATGCGGGCTGTAAGTGTGGATCCGGAGGCGGCTCAGCTTATGGGTATTAATATTAATACAACGATTTCATTTACTTTCGCTATTGGTTCGGCACTGGCAGGAGCAGCAGGAGTGCTGGTTGGGCTGTATTATAATTCGATTGATCCGCTGATGGGTGTGACGATGGGATTAAAGGCCTTTATTGCTGCAGTTTTTGGCGGGATTGGTATTATTCCCGGCGCGATGCTTGGTGGTTTTGGCATTGGTTTTATTGAGATTTTTGCCAGTGGATATATTAGTTCTTTAATTAAAGATGGCGTGGTGTATGGATTGCTGATTTTGATTTTACTGGTTAAGCCTTCTGGTTTGCTGGGTAAAAATGAGAAAGAGAAGGTGTGA
- a CDS encoding pyridoxamine 5'-phosphate oxidase family protein, translating into MEKERALDRMRTIMRDVAVAEFSTIGQDGFPYTRAVVNVASIRDYPDLTSYLELFPKDELFVVSEATSEKMKQVRANNKVSLYVLNTLTYEWVMVGGIAVELKDQAIKEHMWRSRWKTTYVNPEDPNFVVIKIKAKFIRFANETIYLND; encoded by the coding sequence ATGGAAAAAGAACGAGCGCTCGACAGAATGCGAACAATTATGCGTGATGTAGCAGTTGCGGAATTTTCAACGATTGGTCAAGATGGCTTTCCTTATACACGGGCAGTAGTTAATGTTGCCAGTATTCGGGACTATCCGGATTTAACATCGTACTTGGAATTATTTCCTAAGGATGAGCTTTTTGTTGTCAGCGAAGCAACAAGTGAAAAGATGAAACAAGTAAGAGCAAACAATAAGGTTTCTTTGTATGTATTGAATACATTGACTTATGAATGGGTTATGGTCGGTGGCATTGCCGTTGAGCTTAAAGATCAGGCAATTAAGGAACATATGTGGCGGAGCAGATGGAAGACAACATATGTAAATCCTGAGGATCCTAATTTTGTGGTGATTAAAATTAAGGCAAAATTTATTCGATTCGCCAATGAGACTATTTATTTGAATGATTAA
- a CDS encoding branched-chain amino acid ABC transporter permease, with protein MLQRKTNLKIQILWIILTLVIYGGVQLLIMTNVINMYYQITLITIGINIILAVGLNLIIGIAGQFSLGHAGFMSIGAYACAIVTMRMPTLLGFALGILVGIVVAGIASLLIAIPTLRLKGDYLAIATLGFSEIIRIVMVNGGDLTNGAAGLSGIPVFTSWPLLFIGIVIVILIIVNYVRSSPGRATKAICEDEIASESVGINTTKYKTIAFVIGAMSASLAGAFYASYFTVIKPENFGFMKSLDILIIVVFGGIGSITGTIIAAILLGIINIFLQSYGVLRMILYGVILIVIMIFRPGGLLGKKEFRLSAVYDFFNRKLRRREEQS; from the coding sequence ATGCTACAGAGAAAAACAAATTTAAAGATTCAGATACTGTGGATTATTTTGACACTGGTTATTTATGGCGGCGTACAGCTTTTAATTATGACTAATGTTATTAATATGTATTATCAGATTACCTTAATTACCATTGGTATTAATATTATTTTGGCAGTTGGGCTAAATTTGATAATTGGAATTGCCGGGCAGTTTTCTTTAGGACATGCTGGTTTTATGTCGATTGGTGCTTATGCTTGTGCAATTGTAACAATGCGGATGCCAACATTATTAGGGTTTGCTTTAGGAATTTTAGTTGGTATTGTGGTGGCTGGGATTGCTTCGTTGCTGATTGCGATACCGACGTTGCGCTTGAAAGGTGATTATCTGGCAATTGCGACATTAGGATTTTCCGAGATTATCCGAATTGTGATGGTTAATGGCGGAGATTTGACAAATGGTGCTGCCGGCTTGAGCGGAATTCCGGTTTTTACTAGCTGGCCATTGTTGTTTATAGGTATTGTAATTGTCATTCTGATTATTGTTAATTATGTTCGAAGTAGTCCGGGGCGGGCGACAAAGGCGATTTGCGAGGATGAGATTGCCTCGGAGTCGGTTGGTATCAATACGACTAAATATAAGACGATAGCGTTTGTTATCGGAGCTATGAGTGCGAGTCTGGCTGGTGCATTTTATGCATCGTATTTCACGGTTATTAAGCCGGAGAATTTTGGTTTTATGAAGTCTTTGGATATTCTGATTATTGTTGTGTTTGGTGGAATTGGCAGTATTACCGGGACAATTATTGCAGCAATCTTGCTGGGAATAATTAATATTTTCTTACAGTCATATGGTGTGCTGCGGATGATTTTGTATGGTGTTATTCTTATTGTGATAATGATTTTCCGTCCAGGTGGTTTGCTTGGTAAAAAAGAATTTCGTTTATCAGCAGTTTATGATTTTTTTAACCGGAAATTACGACGCAGAGAGGAGCAAAGCTGA
- a CDS encoding LTA synthase family protein translates to MQKFFKQYGWIVICVVFASILPLITEWISRNDLYAAVLWEQTHLLLYLFVILVELILIFIVYFVTSSFFAGLIIPTLLTMVMSVVNYFKILYNDNPFSMWDLTLLSEFGDVSGTVEYNITSSIIISLLIFVLAIAGIVFAVRKQYIDIPKINIKKRLAGAAGLSIVFICIFQFCLFNSSVNALLGFDFNLWSTKEFYASNGFIPSFTYGIKDFLEVSVSDPTPQGSEVTEAQEAFFAEEQKTEVRPNIILILSESESDISKFEGFTYSQDPMAYTKQLASTDAAHLADMLTPVYGGGTSNAEYDVLTSNSALDLPYGVNAYKQRIKQPMFSIAQLLKKYGYDTTSIHPFMRKFWDRDLVHPNLGFDEYLASESFTDPQYVGNYISDDDFANKIIETYEAKRTSGNPQFIFGISMENHMDWDSSKLNEDNPIKVIDQGPLSDDEKIQAEVYGQGVYDANKSLEKLVNYFSNSDQPTIIVQFGDHLPAFSSVYTALGYEKTTTGVEHNLLYYTTPVLYWSNYGAIDLDDKNYIASNYVAPYLIKESGLPIPPYYDFLFEMEETVGMPIRGIYIDQNGNEVLMSEAGEDYRATYQYLQGYWLFQDKTFMTKEEAIPPITKENE, encoded by the coding sequence ATGCAAAAATTCTTTAAGCAATACGGGTGGATTGTAATCTGCGTGGTTTTTGCCTCAATTCTGCCGCTGATAACTGAATGGATAAGCCGTAATGATTTGTACGCAGCAGTGCTGTGGGAACAAACACATTTGTTATTATATTTATTTGTTATATTAGTGGAACTTATATTAATCTTCATTGTTTATTTTGTAACAAGTAGTTTTTTTGCGGGCTTAATTATTCCGACGTTACTTACAATGGTTATGTCAGTTGTTAACTATTTTAAAATTTTATACAATGATAATCCTTTTTCGATGTGGGATTTGACGCTTTTATCAGAGTTTGGTGATGTAAGCGGGACGGTCGAATATAATATTACCAGTTCAATTATAATAAGTTTGCTTATTTTTGTTTTAGCAATTGCCGGTATTGTTTTTGCAGTGCGTAAGCAATATATTGATATTCCCAAAATAAATATTAAGAAACGTTTGGCTGGGGCCGCAGGGTTATCAATTGTTTTCATTTGTATATTCCAATTTTGTTTATTTAATAGTTCTGTGAACGCCTTGCTTGGATTTGATTTCAATCTTTGGAGTACTAAAGAGTTTTATGCTTCTAATGGATTTATTCCATCTTTTACATATGGGATAAAAGATTTTCTTGAGGTTTCAGTGAGTGATCCGACACCGCAAGGTTCGGAGGTAACGGAAGCGCAAGAGGCGTTTTTTGCTGAAGAGCAAAAAACGGAGGTTCGGCCGAATATTATTTTGATTTTGAGTGAATCGGAAAGTGATATTAGTAAGTTTGAGGGCTTTACTTATTCACAGGATCCAATGGCTTATACCAAGCAGCTTGCCAGTACTGATGCCGCGCATTTAGCCGATATGTTGACGCCAGTGTATGGTGGTGGTACCTCGAATGCTGAATACGATGTCTTGACGAGTAATTCAGCTTTGGATTTACCCTATGGCGTGAACGCCTACAAGCAAAGAATTAAGCAACCGATGTTTTCGATAGCTCAGCTTTTGAAAAAATATGGTTATGATACTACTTCAATTCATCCGTTTATGCGTAAGTTCTGGGATCGTGATTTAGTGCACCCTAATCTTGGGTTTGACGAGTATCTTGCTTCAGAAAGTTTTACTGATCCGCAATATGTTGGAAATTATATTTCTGATGATGATTTTGCTAATAAGATTATTGAAACTTATGAGGCGAAGCGCACTTCTGGTAATCCACAGTTTATTTTTGGCATTTCAATGGAAAATCATATGGATTGGGATAGTAGTAAGTTGAATGAGGATAATCCAATTAAGGTTATAGACCAAGGACCGCTTTCAGATGATGAGAAAATTCAGGCTGAGGTGTATGGGCAAGGCGTTTATGATGCCAATAAATCATTGGAGAAGTTAGTGAATTATTTTAGCAATTCAGATCAACCAACAATTATTGTTCAGTTTGGTGACCATTTGCCAGCCTTTTCAAGTGTTTATACTGCTTTAGGTTATGAGAAAACAACTACCGGAGTTGAGCATAATTTACTATACTACACAACACCAGTGTTATATTGGAGCAACTATGGTGCAATTGATTTAGATGATAAAAATTATATTGCTTCAAATTATGTGGCGCCATATCTGATTAAGGAAAGTGGTTTGCCAATACCGCCATACTACGATTTCTTATTTGAGATGGAAGAAACGGTAGGTATGCCGATAAGAGGCATCTATATAGATCAAAACGGAAATGAAGTTTTAATGAGTGAAGCAGGTGAAGATTACCGGGCAACATACCAATATCTGCAAGGGTACTGGTTATTCCAAGATAAGACATTTATGACCAAAGAGGAAGCAATTCCACCGATAACTAAAGAAAATGAGTAA
- a CDS encoding ABC transporter ATP-binding protein, which yields MSVLKVEELSKQFGGLIAVDNVSMHIESGELIGLIGPNGAGKTTLFNLLTGVYEPSAGDICFMVDEREKRLNGLKPFKITDCGIARTFQNIRLFSQMSVMENVLIAMHPHSGEGVFSSILRLPQFYRKEEKLREESLRLLDLFQLADKADQLAGSLAYGEQRCLEIVRALATKPKLLFLDEPAAGMNPKETNQLTQQISKIRSEFGISIILIEHDMSLVMEVCDRIYVLDYGKLIAEGEPEEIRTNPIVIKAYLGEEF from the coding sequence ATGTCTGTATTAAAAGTTGAAGAACTTAGTAAGCAGTTTGGTGGCCTTATTGCGGTTGATAATGTTTCGATGCACATTGAAAGTGGCGAGTTAATTGGCTTGATTGGTCCCAATGGAGCTGGAAAAACGACTTTGTTTAACTTGCTGACCGGTGTGTATGAGCCAAGTGCTGGTGATATTTGCTTCATGGTGGATGAGCGGGAAAAGCGTTTAAATGGCCTGAAGCCATTTAAAATTACTGATTGCGGGATTGCCAGAACTTTTCAAAATATTCGCTTATTTAGTCAAATGAGTGTAATGGAAAATGTTTTAATAGCAATGCACCCTCATTCAGGTGAAGGTGTATTTTCAAGTATCTTACGCTTGCCGCAATTTTATCGTAAAGAAGAAAAGTTACGGGAAGAAAGTTTACGCCTGCTTGATTTATTTCAGTTAGCTGATAAGGCTGATCAGTTGGCTGGTAGTTTGGCTTATGGTGAGCAGCGATGCTTAGAAATTGTGCGGGCATTGGCAACTAAACCAAAATTGTTGTTTCTCGATGAGCCGGCAGCGGGAATGAATCCGAAGGAAACGAATCAACTGACGCAGCAAATAAGCAAGATACGAAGTGAGTTTGGCATAAGTATTATTCTTATTGAACATGATATGTCACTGGTTATGGAAGTCTGTGATCGTATATATGTCTTGGATTATGGTAAGTTGATTGCCGAAGGGGAACCGGAGGAAATTAGAACCAATCCGATAGTGATCAAAGCATATTTAGGGGAGGAGTTTTAG
- a CDS encoding ABC transporter ATP-binding protein, whose product MLQVENLDVHYGAIQALHTVSLEVRQGEIVSLIGANGAGKSTFLKVLSGIHSASAGVVTFEGQQTTKWTPQQYVKKGIALVPEGRRIFKQMTVLENIELGAYLRRDHEQCKKDIETIYERFPILFERKHQNAATLSGGEQQMLAIGRALMSKPKLLLLDEPSMGLAPNYIRQVFELIQEINNDGTTILLIEQNAKMALSIADRGYVLEVGKVVLEGSGAALLNSEEVREAYLGG is encoded by the coding sequence ATGTTGCAAGTAGAGAATTTAGATGTACATTACGGTGCGATTCAAGCTTTGCATACGGTGAGTTTAGAGGTACGTCAAGGTGAGATTGTTAGCCTTATCGGTGCTAATGGCGCCGGGAAATCAACCTTTTTAAAGGTGCTTTCCGGCATTCATTCGGCGAGTGCCGGAGTGGTGACTTTTGAAGGGCAGCAGACGACAAAGTGGACGCCCCAGCAGTATGTAAAAAAAGGTATTGCTTTGGTGCCGGAAGGGCGGCGAATTTTTAAGCAAATGACAGTGCTTGAAAATATTGAACTGGGTGCTTATTTACGTCGTGATCATGAACAATGTAAAAAAGATATTGAAACGATATATGAGCGTTTTCCAATATTGTTTGAGCGTAAGCATCAGAATGCTGCAACATTGTCTGGCGGTGAGCAGCAGATGCTGGCGATTGGCCGGGCATTAATGTCAAAACCGAAATTATTATTGCTTGATGAACCATCAATGGGTTTGGCACCAAACTATATTCGACAGGTATTTGAGTTGATTCAAGAAATAAATAATGATGGAACAACGATTTTGTTGATTGAACAAAATGCTAAGATGGCTCTTTCTATTGCTGATCGGGGATATGTTCTGGAAGTTGGTAAAGTTGTTTTGGAAGGGAGCGGTGCTGCATTGCTGAATAGCGAAGAGGTGCGTGAAGCGTATTTGGGCGGGTAA
- the nrdI gene encoding class Ib ribonucleoside-diphosphate reductase assembly flavoprotein NrdI, which yields MLVVFYSETGNVATFVEKTGLETFEVVTGDETIDQPFVVVTPTTGDGEAPYELTLFLDEHKDYIRGVAASGDLAWGDSYGAAARVIAEEYDVPVIHVFELEGTDEDVTTFVDAVKAL from the coding sequence ATGCTTGTTGTATTTTATTCTGAAACTGGCAACGTAGCTACATTCGTAGAAAAAACCGGACTTGAAACCTTTGAGGTTGTTACCGGAGACGAAACTATAGATCAACCATTCGTAGTGGTGACACCAACAACTGGTGACGGTGAAGCACCATACGAATTAACATTATTCCTAGACGAGCACAAAGATTATATCCGTGGCGTAGCTGCCAGCGGCGACTTAGCATGGGGTGACTCATACGGCGCTGCTGCCCGAGTAATCGCTGAAGAATATGACGTTCCTGTGATTCATGTTTTTGAATTAGAAGGAACTGATGAAGACGTTACTACATTTGTTGATGCGGTAAAAGCTTTATAG
- a CDS encoding ABC transporter substrate-binding protein produces the protein MKKLLAGAVTAAMVLAGCSSPSANGDTIRVGANFELSGAVSSYGSAELEGVKLAVKEINAAGGVLGKQIELVEMDNKSDQAEVTSVATRLATQEGVVAIVGPATSGNAKAAIAVANQTGVPILTPSATADDVTSDAAGNVQQFAFRNCFQDSFQGQVMAKFASENLNAKTAAIIADNSSDYGKGLAKEFAAAFPGTIVVEESFSDADKDFSAIITKLKDQEFDVLFIPGYYGQAGLIIKQARAAGITAPIIGGDGFDSPELVNLAGTDALTDVYFSAHFSTLNEDTKVTDFIQAFEAEYNKKPNAFNALAYDAVYMIKDAIERAGSADAAAVNDALAQTSNFPAVTGVISIDSNHNAVKSATVIKLENGQEVSATTVDVD, from the coding sequence ATGAAGAAGTTATTGGCAGGAGCAGTTACAGCTGCAATGGTATTAGCGGGATGTAGCAGTCCTTCAGCAAATGGAGATACAATTCGGGTTGGAGCAAATTTTGAATTATCCGGAGCAGTATCTAGTTATGGGAGCGCTGAGCTCGAAGGTGTGAAGCTGGCGGTTAAAGAAATAAATGCTGCCGGTGGTGTATTGGGTAAGCAGATTGAATTGGTAGAAATGGATAATAAGTCTGATCAGGCTGAGGTAACGAGTGTTGCAACCAGACTTGCTACGCAAGAAGGGGTTGTAGCGATTGTTGGTCCAGCAACGAGTGGCAATGCTAAGGCAGCGATTGCGGTCGCCAATCAAACCGGGGTGCCAATTCTTACTCCATCAGCAACGGCTGATGATGTAACCAGTGATGCTGCCGGGAATGTTCAGCAGTTTGCATTTCGGAATTGTTTTCAAGATTCATTTCAGGGACAAGTTATGGCAAAATTTGCTAGTGAAAATTTAAATGCTAAGACCGCAGCGATTATTGCTGATAATTCTAGTGATTATGGAAAGGGCTTGGCAAAAGAATTTGCTGCCGCATTTCCGGGAACAATTGTTGTAGAAGAAAGTTTCTCAGATGCGGATAAAGATTTTAGTGCGATTATTACTAAGTTGAAAGATCAAGAGTTCGATGTTTTATTCATTCCTGGTTATTATGGTCAGGCTGGTTTAATCATCAAGCAAGCAAGGGCCGCAGGTATTACGGCACCAATTATTGGTGGTGATGGATTTGATTCTCCTGAACTGGTAAATTTGGCGGGAACTGATGCTTTAACTGATGTTTATTTTTCAGCGCATTTCTCTACTTTGAATGAAGATACCAAGGTTACTGATTTCATTCAAGCATTTGAAGCAGAATACAATAAGAAGCCAAATGCATTTAATGCTTTAGCCTATGATGCGGTTTATATGATTAAAGATGCAATTGAGCGCGCCGGTAGTGCAGATGCAGCAGCAGTAAATGATGCCTTGGCACAGACAAGTAACTTTCCGGCGGTGACCGGAGTGATTTCTATTGATAGCAATCATAATGCGGTGAAATCAGCGACAGTTATCAAGTTAGAAAATGGTCAAGAGGTATCAGCGACAACTGTGGATGTTGATTAG
- a CDS encoding M15 family metallopeptidase, translating to MSDTNQRKRRNKRSKLNMKRIVMVALVAIIVVGGIGGTAIYFGIIAPAMAAAELENQKTLDEYAAKYTELQPRIANDKFNDEEKQAVSAAETTFKTALDNKDVNAVPTSYTSLETTVVTAEKRISNDVAAASMTDYQDVFNMLKNHDLSDFTADEEAAVQANIAKMQAVLDNKQVDLLETTINELAASIDAHYMVENDVAITYKKGLIIANKNNCMPSSYAPGESAQAAVAFSQMAADAANEGLSLNDFSTYRSYSGQKSLYDRYVAADGQEAADRYSSRPGCSEHQTGLAFDIGGSNSAAWAETTFDDTEEAIWLANNAYKYGFILRYPPGKESVTGYMYESWHYRYVGDIAKTIYDSGKTLEEYLEVE from the coding sequence ATGTCAGATACGAATCAACGCAAAAGACGAAATAAACGAAGTAAATTAAATATGAAGCGAATTGTTATGGTGGCATTAGTTGCCATTATTGTTGTTGGCGGAATTGGCGGGACAGCTATTTATTTTGGAATTATTGCTCCGGCAATGGCAGCTGCTGAGCTTGAGAATCAAAAAACTCTTGATGAATATGCAGCAAAATATACTGAGTTGCAGCCACGGATTGCCAATGACAAGTTTAATGATGAAGAGAAGCAAGCGGTTAGTGCGGCGGAGACGACGTTTAAAACAGCTTTGGATAATAAGGATGTGAACGCAGTGCCAACATCTTATACAAGTTTGGAGACTACAGTAGTGACTGCAGAAAAACGGATAAGCAATGATGTGGCAGCAGCATCAATGACTGATTATCAGGATGTCTTTAATATGCTCAAGAATCATGATTTAAGTGATTTTACAGCAGATGAGGAAGCGGCAGTTCAGGCCAATATTGCAAAGATGCAAGCGGTACTGGATAATAAGCAAGTTGATTTGTTGGAGACAACAATCAATGAGCTGGCAGCCAGCATTGATGCGCATTATATGGTGGAGAATGATGTAGCAATTACCTATAAAAAGGGTTTGATTATTGCTAATAAAAATAATTGTATGCCAAGTAGTTACGCACCTGGAGAGAGTGCTCAAGCAGCGGTAGCATTTAGCCAAATGGCTGCTGATGCCGCAAATGAAGGATTGTCGCTAAATGATTTTAGCACTTATCGCAGTTATAGCGGGCAGAAGTCGTTGTATGATCGTTATGTGGCAGCTGATGGTCAAGAGGCGGCTGATCGCTATAGTTCGCGGCCGGGCTGCAGTGAGCATCAGACCGGGCTTGCTTTTGATATTGGCGGCAGTAATTCAGCAGCTTGGGCAGAGACAACTTTTGATGATACCGAGGAAGCTATTTGGTTAGCAAACAATGCTTATAAATATGGGTTCATTTTACGATATCCACCGGGAAAAGAGTCAGTGACCGGATATATGTATGAGTCATGGCACTACCGCTATGTTGGTGATATTGCGAAAACTATTTATGATAGTGGAAAAACACTAGAAGAATATCTGGAAGTGGAGTAA
- a CDS encoding pirin family protein — translation MIQFIQANEDGFTDIPGRKTIHFFSFEQYFDPDKTGYGVLRVLNDSVIDAGFGLPNHMHRNMEIITYVIEGALSHKDSIQNASTIYRGDVQFISADSGVVHSEYNYGDEPARVLELWVYPNDSVEAPSYGEYCYDWQERVNQWLLFASGIGGKSPVQVHQDINCYATFLEAGRDIDFNVQAGRQAYVVALEGVVVLNDVLFVAHMSAQVSNETLSFHALESSHIVIVEMNEA, via the coding sequence ATGATTCAATTTATTCAAGCGAACGAGGATGGTTTTACTGATATTCCCGGTAGAAAAACGATTCATTTCTTTTCGTTTGAGCAATACTTCGATCCGGATAAGACGGGGTATGGTGTGTTGCGAGTGTTAAATGACAGTGTTATCGATGCAGGTTTTGGTTTGCCTAATCATATGCATCGCAATATGGAAATTATTACTTATGTTATTGAGGGTGCGTTGTCGCATAAAGATAGTATTCAAAACGCTTCTACTATTTATCGCGGGGATGTGCAGTTTATCAGTGCCGATAGTGGGGTGGTACATTCAGAGTATAATTATGGTGATGAACCGGCGCGAGTGCTCGAGCTTTGGGTATATCCTAATGATTCGGTGGAAGCGCCAAGTTATGGTGAGTATTGTTATGACTGGCAGGAACGTGTAAATCAGTGGTTGTTATTTGCTTCTGGTATTGGTGGTAAATCGCCGGTACAGGTGCATCAAGATATTAATTGCTACGCGACTTTTTTGGAGGCAGGGAGGGATATTGATTTTAATGTACAAGCTGGACGCCAGGCTTATGTTGTAGCTCTTGAAGGTGTAGTTGTGCTTAATGATGTTCTTTTTGTTGCACATATGTCGGCGCAGGTTAGTAATGAAACACTTAGTTTTCATGCTTTAGAGTCAAGTCATATTGTCATTGTTGAGATGAATGAAGCGTAA
- a CDS encoding GNAT family N-acetyltransferase — protein MFDIVHEKESHRVIAKKDTQVLATLIYELTDNNIVILHTILENEADEDYARDLILLVVDYARRNNYKVIPASPLAAKVFKKDADLLADVRAVIEEK, from the coding sequence ATGTTTGATATTGTTCATGAAAAAGAAAGTCATCGGGTTATTGCAAAAAAAGATACACAAGTTTTAGCGACATTAATCTATGAATTGACAGATAATAATATCGTAATTCTTCATACGATATTGGAAAACGAAGCAGATGAGGATTATGCCCGCGATTTAATTTTGTTGGTTGTTGATTATGCACGGCGAAACAATTATAAAGTTATTCCGGCTAGTCCGCTTGCGGCGAAAGTTTTCAAAAAAGACGCCGATTTATTAGCTGATGTTCGAGCTGTTATTGAGGAGAAATAG
- the ald gene encoding alanine dehydrogenase has protein sequence MIIGVPKEIKNNENRVAITPAIVQSLITAGHTVYVEQGAGLGSEIHDAEYKKVGAQISDAKTAWAAAMVIKVKEPQPSEYQYFYEGQILFTYFHLAPVPDLTDELLKAGVTAIAYETVQLDNGLLPLLQPMSEVAGRMAIQIGSHFLEKPNHGRGILLGGVPGVPGAHVVIIGGGIVGINAAKMAVATGAKVTLLDTNIERLRYLDDIFAGRINTVVSSTFTIAEHVKEADLLVGGVLVPGAAAPKLVSEAMVATMKPGSVIVDVAIDQGGSIATIDHSTTHDNPVYIKHDVIHYAVANMPGAVARTSTYALTNATHPYILQLAKAGIDAVRDSNALALGVNTYKGKLTSLPVAESQNKTYTPLEDLL, from the coding sequence ATGATAATAGGAGTTCCAAAGGAGATTAAAAACAACGAGAACCGGGTAGCCATCACACCTGCCATTGTGCAAAGTCTGATTACTGCCGGTCATACCGTCTACGTGGAACAAGGCGCTGGACTTGGCAGTGAAATTCATGATGCTGAGTACAAAAAAGTTGGGGCACAAATAAGTGATGCCAAAACCGCTTGGGCAGCCGCCATGGTTATCAAAGTTAAAGAACCACAACCTTCTGAATATCAATATTTCTACGAAGGTCAGATTCTTTTCACCTACTTTCACTTAGCACCAGTACCGGACTTAACTGATGAACTGCTTAAAGCCGGAGTAACTGCAATTGCTTACGAAACTGTGCAGCTTGATAACGGACTTTTACCATTGCTGCAACCAATGAGTGAAGTTGCCGGCCGTATGGCTATTCAAATCGGTTCGCACTTCCTTGAAAAACCTAACCACGGCCGCGGCATTCTGCTTGGCGGCGTTCCTGGTGTTCCCGGTGCCCATGTAGTCATCATCGGTGGCGGTATCGTTGGAATCAACGCTGCTAAAATGGCCGTAGCAACCGGGGCAAAAGTTACCTTACTAGATACCAACATTGAACGCCTGCGTTACTTAGACGATATCTTCGCCGGCCGCATCAACACCGTTGTTTCCAGTACGTTCACTATCGCCGAACACGTCAAAGAGGCTGACCTGCTGGTTGGCGGCGTACTTGTTCCCGGTGCCGCTGCACCAAAACTTGTCAGTGAAGCAATGGTCGCAACCATGAAACCGGGCAGCGTCATTGTTGACGTTGCAATTGACCAAGGTGGTTCAATCGCAACCATCGACCATTCAACAACCCACGACAATCCGGTTTACATCAAACATGATGTTATCCACTACGCTGTGGCTAACATGCCTGGTGCGGTTGCCAGAACCTCTACCTACGCCTTAACCAATGCAACCCATCCATACATTTTACAACTGGCGAAGGCAGGCATTGACGCAGTTCGCGATTCAAACGCATTAGCACTTGGCGTCAACACCTACAAAGGCAAACTGACAAGTCTTCCGGTTGCTGAATCACAAAACAAAACCTATACACCACTTGAAGACTTATTATAG